The nucleotide window TACAAGCCTGGTTTATGTGGAGTTATTGCCATAGTGTATGTCCACACCGTGAGGGAAAGGAAGCAGAAAAATACTAGTGTATGTTCCGGGAGTGCTGTAATTTCACTCATATTTTTTGGtgtgtatttaaccccttcaggaccggacaatttgttgggtttttttttgttgcgcttttgtttttttctcctcgtgtttaaaacaccatagcgcttacatttttttacctaaagacccacatgagcccttattttttgcgccactaattgtactttgcaatggccagcttaatttttgcataaagtacactgcaaaaccagaaaaaaattaaatgtgtgatgaaatggAAAAAAgcgcattttttaaaaaatttggggggtatttgtatttacgccgctcgccctggggtaaaactgacttgttatacatgttcctcaagttgttacgattacaacgatatataacatgtataacttttatgttatttgatggcttttaaaaaatttaaaccctttttaataaattaatgtttctttaaaatctctccattcccaggcttatagcgcttttatcctttggtctatggggctgtgttagggtatgttcacatctcgtttttctccacacatcgggctacacgtcaggaatcatagaaaaaaaggatgcggacgggcagcccgacgtgcggccgacGTTTCCATTTGCGGGAcatacactgcttttgtgcaggactcaaaagcgtattCACAAAAGCAGTGtatgtcccgcaaatgagcagtaTAACCCcatcctgctcattaaagtcaatgaggccgTCGGGTGCACGTTGAGCTGCACGTGTGTAGTGTAGCCCGCCGTGTGGAGAAAaacgacatgtgaacatacccttaggtgtcattttttgcgccatgatgtgtactttctattaaTACCTtgatatgcgacttttttatcgctttttattacaatttttctggatttgatgcgaacaaaaatgtgcaattttgcattttggaatttttttttccgcttacgccgtttaccgtgcgagatcaggaacgtgataaattaatagttcaggtgattacaccGCTCAATTttagcagtgtgtgagcatagcctttctgtgttttctatccactcttggaattggttgaaaaataccgaggaaaaatactgtgtgtgaacatggccttagaaggGTTTTTCCATCTGGTACCTTCATTTAAGACACAGTGAGGTGGCCAAACTCTTACATAATATACAATACAAATCTTCAGTCTTAAAGTAATGACTTCAGTGCGGTTACCGATCCATTCCAGTGATCTGTGACATTTCCAAGGATTACAGATCGGACATCTCCAAGCATTACAGATGGGACAGAGCCTTTACCTTCTCCATTGGCTGATAATAAAGCTCATATAGCATCCAGCTCCCTGGTTCTGTCATGCTGGAGGCAGCGGCGCTGGCAGTGATGGGGAAGAGTGACCCGTGTGAGGACAGATCTGATCAGCCGGTTATTAACACAAGGTCAGGCGTCCTCGGCGGCCATCTCATTATACTCGTTGGAACGCTTCATTAGGTTTTTGCCTTCAGCACTTTCCTCTAACCGGGGATTATCAGCTGGATTTCAAGAGGTAAAGGAAATAAAATGTTTAATGTCACAAACAGGGACACAAGATCCGAGCTATGGAATAAGGGTGGATGAGGACTCGGCCACAGAGCTTTCCTGCTGATAAAGAATTTCTCATCCACCCATAATGTGATCTGTAATATTAGGTCCGTTTACCTGACTCTAACACTATATTCACACCTAGATATGTACAcagctcaaaaaaataaaggaaacactCAAATAACCCCTCCTAGATATGAATAAAATCTTCTTGaaactttgttctgtacaaggctgaatgtgctgacaacaaaatcccaCACACATCATCACTGGAATTCCCATGTATTACACAATGGCGGCCCGGATTTGGCATCACACACAAAATTACAGTGGAAAAACACTCCAGACTGATCCAACTTTGCTGCAATGTCCTTTAAACAAGTGACactgaggctgagtattgtgcgtgtcctccacgtgcctgtatgatctccctagaccgcccgggcatgctcctgatgaggtgtctgtatgacctccctacaaggccgggcatgctcctgatgaggtggctgtatgacctccctacaccgcccgggcatgctcctgatgaggtgtctgtataacctccctacaaggcccgggcatgctcctgatgaggtgtctgtatgacttccctacaccgcccgggcatgctcctgatgaggtggctgtatgacctccctacaaggccgggcatgctcctgatgaggtggctgtatgacctccctacaaggcccaggcatgctcctgattaggtgtctgtatgacctccctacaaggcccgggcgtgctcctgatgaggtggctgtatgacatccctacaaggcctgggcatgctcctgatgaggtgtctgtatgacctccctacaaggcccgggcatgctcctgatgaggtggctgtatgacctgcctacaaggcccgggcatgctcctgatgaggtggctgtatgacctgcctacaaggcccgggcatgctcctgatgaggtggctgtatgacctccctacaaggcccgggcatgctcctgatgaggtggctgtatgacctccctacaccacccgggcatgctcctgatgaggtggctgtatgacctccctacaaggccgggcatgctcctgatgaggtgtctgtatgacctgcctacaaggcccgggcatgctcctgatgaggtggctgatgtctcctgagggatctcctcccagacctggactaaagcagcaGCCAACTCCTTTATAGTCTGTGCTGtaacgtgacgttggtggatggaggagacatgatgtccccgatgtgctcaatcggattcaggtctggtggacgagcagccagtccatagcttcactgcctccatcttgtaggaactgctgacacactccagccacatgaggtctagcattgtcctgaaTTAGGGGGAACCCCAatcgcaccagcatatggtctcacacgGGTTCTGAAGATCTCACctcagtacctaatggcagtcaggctacctctggcagcacatggagatctgtgcagccccccaaagaatgcccccccctctcccattactgacccactgccaaaccgctcATGCTAAAGGacattgcaggcagcagatcgctctccatggcgtctccagactctgtcacgtctgtcacatgtgctcagtgtgaacctgctctcatctgtgaggaGCAAAGGGGGCGCCAGTGGAGAATCTGCCAATCCTGCTGTTCTCTGgtaaatgccaagcgtcctgcacggTGTTGGACTGTGAGCACatcccccatctgtggacgtcgggCCCTCATAGCATCCACATGGGGtcggtttctaaccgtttgtgcagacacatggacattagtggctgctggaggacattttgcagggctctggcagtgcttctCCTGTTCCTCTGAGCACAAAGgtagaggtagcggtcctgctgctgggttgttgcctcctacggcctcctccatgtctcctggtgtaccagcctgtctcctggtagcgcctccagcctctggacactacgctgacagacacagcaaaccttcctgccacagctcgcattgatgtgccatcctggatgagctgcactacctgagccacttgtgtgggttgtagagccATCTCATGCTACGAGTGTgacagcaccaccaacattcaaaagtgacaaaaacatcagccagaaagcatgaGAAATGGTCTGTTGTCCCCACCTGCAGGACCCTCCTTTACTGTCTCTTGCTagttgccaataatttccacctgttgtctattccatttgcacagcagcagcttcctaAGTGGACGGTTTGATTCACTTGgcattatattgtgttgtttaaaggggaactccaggtagaggttaaaaaaatgaaacttctgcagaagcatatagcattacttacctatctattgcatttttgaaactaccaaaaatccatttgttttgggggtttagttctgttttgtgtttctgcacttcctggcttatcagttgtacacagtactacaggttccacaaTGCAATgccttccctcagctgttcatcacagtcctccacccagcctcctgtgacatcacgccctgcctcctgtgacatcacgccctgccccctgcatcatcagcctgtgctcagcaaacacacacaaggtgagacagaggcatggaagatttgtctactAAGGGGGGAGagtagaaggagcaggagacaatgtggatttgcacaggggccattgtttttcacttcctggatttctatcagctacagtatggcagaaccgtacagatacagtaatgtacttttaatagaaaacaagtttttgtttatctagagttctcctttaagtattccctttattttttgagcagtgtatatatgtgctgcAGGTTTAATCATTGCTTTACCAGCATAAAGTGTTGGTGTTTTTATGTACAGGCAATATGGTTTCCCGGCCATTTGCTGCCTCTTTTTAGCTTCCTTAGATGGTCAGGGAGCCAGGGTTACAGTGAACAGTACAGCTCCAGTTGCTGCCCCCTCTCATTAATGTTAATGTGAGTTATTCAAATCATGTTAGACAAGCTGTCCATTTTCAACTTCCTGGCCTTCTCCAATAGCAAAGAGACTTGAGTAGGCTAGTGAAGACCACTTTAAAAAAGTATGACCACCAAAGGGCAGGACAAGTGCGCCACCTAGAGTCAGTATTTATAAAAGGCAGGTATATATTTATAATGAAGGAAGAGGGGAGCTTATATCATGATGGGTTGATATCTGAGCACAGATTTTTAAGCCGGGCTGTACACAGTAGATTAATATTGGCTGAAACCCAACAATTCTGTCAGGATGGAGGAAACTAATAATATGTATGAAGGCTCCTGACAACAGAGGTTTTACAAAAGAAAGACCGAGCTTTTGATCCTGGGATCTTGGGATAGGCCTTTAGTGTGCACTCTCAATCCAACTGATCCCTCATCTGTATGGGGCGGGGGATATTAGCTGACATCCATCCTATGTGTATGAGCAGCTTTAGTTTCACAAGATAAAACTTCTTATATTACAACAGGAATAACAAAAGTGCACAAAATAAGAGACAGAAGTCacaaagaaagaaataaaaaaaacttgtattcCGTATGCAGAATATCAACGTTATGGACCAAAAAACCTGATGCGACAGCGATCAGCATCATTTTACACCAACAAGCATAACAAAGTAATCTACAACTGTGCGTCCGACCCTCAGTAACAAGAGTGTGAGCTCTGGAGTTACTCaacatatatacacctatagaaatatatatatatatatatatatatatatatatatatatatatatacatatacatatatatatatatatatacacacacatacatacactcaccggccactttattaggtacacctgtccaactgcacgttaccacttaatttctaatcagccaatcacatggcggcaactcagtgcatttaggcatgtagacatggtcaagacaatctcctgcagttcaaaccgagcatcagtatggggaagaaaggtgatttgagggcctttgaatgtggcatggttgttggtgccagaagggctggtctgagtatttcagaaactgctgatctactgggattttcacgcacaaccatctctagggtttacagagaatggtccgaaaaagaaaaaccatccagtgagcggcagttctgtgggcggaaatgccttgttgatgccagaggtcagaggagaatgggcagactggttcgagctgatagaaaggcaacagtgactcaaatagccaaccgttacaaccaaggtaggcagaagagcatctctgaacgcacagtacctccaactttgaggcagatgggctacagcagcagaagaccacaccgggggccactccgctcagctaagaacaggaaactgaggctacaatttgcacaagctcatcgaaattggacagtagaagattggaaaaacgttgcctggtctgatgattctcgatttctgctgcgacattcggatggtagggtcagaatttggcgtcaacaacatgaaagcatggatccatcctgccttgtatcaacggttcaggctggtggtggtggtgtcatggtgtggggaatattttcttggcactctttgggccccttggtaccaattgagcatcgttgcaacgccacagcctacctgagtattgttgctgaccatgtccatccctttatgaccacaatggacccaacatctgatggctactttcagcaggataatgcgccatgtcatacagctagaatcatctcagactggtttcttgaacatgacaatgaggtcactgtactccaatggcctccacagtcaccagatctcaatccaatagagcatctttgggatgtggtggaacgggagattcgcatcatggatgtgcagccgacaaatctgcggcaactgtgtgatgccatcatgtcactatggaccaaaatctctgaggaagcttccagcaccttgttgtatctatgccaccaagaattgaggcagttctgaaggcaaaagggggtccaacccgttactagcatggtgtacctaataaaagtggccggtgagtgtaatttatatatatatatatatatatatatatatatatatatatatatatatataaataatatatcagGAGGGTGTATTGTGCTATACCAGAATCTGTATGGGTACAGAAAGTCTTACTCTGACATATTAAAAAACTAAAGAACAAAATGAAACAGCAGAGTCCGACAGCCAGGATGACAGATATAGCTTAGAAACAAAAACCTAACATTACGTATGATCTGCATAAAGTAATGACCGGTCACATGGACAATAcacacaaatctacataactacACAAGGAGGTCCGGCCAAAGCTCCTATCACCTCACTGATCCCCCATCACTCACTGGAGCCATCACAGGTCTCTTCGTTCTGGTTGCTGCCGCACTTTGACTAGTGGCCACATATCAAAAAACACAATGTAGGGCAAATAGTGGACCCAACAAACACAGAATTGGGAAGAGGGGGTACTGGTGGGTTTTCCGGAAttctgactttttaaaaaggAAACCCACATATTTTTAGAGTAATATTGGGAATGAAAGCCAGAGAAAGCCACTTCTTattcattactgatcctgagttacatcaccaagagctgcattcactattctgctggtggggtcactgtgtacatacattactgaccctgtaaaggatgtaactcaggatcagtaatgtatgcatACGATGACagaaatagcagaatagtgaatgcagctctggagtataatacaggatgtaactcaggatcagtacagcatacagtattatagtagtataatatAGTTATGAAGTAGCTCAACTTTTGATTGAGTTAATGTTACTGAATCCTCACAGGAAATGTCCATCCATACCTCTCCAGCCCCAGGAGAAACCAATCATAAAGATGCAACCAAAAGTCAAAACACAAGATAACTGACGAATACAAGAAGTTATTTACTCTTTGTCTTCTTATACAGAAGAAATGAGACTCCATATACAGAGAAATGAGACAGATGCAGAACATAAAGGACTTGTGAAGGCAGAAACACATTAGACATTAGAGACGTCACAGAGCACAGTATCCTGGATCAGCATTCTGAATCCTCCAGACAGGAGCTGTCATGTCATCAGATTCAGGACATTTCCCATCAGGGTCTCCTGTGACGGAACAAGAACAAACCCTCCACCTTGTAATCTGTAAATCCTCCCAGGGAATAACCTCTCTCCCTGCAGATACACAGCGGCACACAGAGCTCCATGTCTAGGACTTCTCTTCCGATGTGGTGGACTGAGGCTTGCTGAGCCCTCGGATGGACAGGTCGTACACGACCTCCTCAATCTTCTTCACGTCATACTTCAGGCCATCATAGCGCTTCCTCAGGGAATCGTTCTTAAGGTTGAGAAGTCTGAATCCAAAGTCCAGCTCCGTGATGAAGTTGGCGATGCGCAGAGGCCTTGCGTAGTCCCCGGCCGTCACACTGTTCACTGCCAGCCTGGACTGGAGCAGGAGACAAGGATTACCGGGAGGGAAGGAGATCACCTGACTACCTACCGGATCTCAGGCTGACGTGCCAATAAAGGATACAGATGTCACTTGGGATTAGAAAACCTAATTTTGTCTACAGCTCCTGCGCACAGTTATAGAACGCACACAGCTAGTGTCAAAAGCACCTGTCAAATGTTCGGGCTCGGCAACATtatctgaacgctctgcatttgattcccctcggttgcagaagatggatgccaccctagggctgccgggaaaacatgaatacaggctATGGcaggatccatgctttccaggactccctaggatggcatgcaacttctgcagctgtggcAAAATAAacaccaagagttcgggttcggattttTACAGATTGGGTACACACAACTCCTGTGTGGCCCAATCCTGCAGTCATGTTGCCCCACACCTTCCCTGCTACATGCCATCACACAGAAATCCTTTCCACTGTCTATGATGTAAAGTGGAGAAGATTAGGTACATGGCTCCACAAAAGAAAACATACCAGACCCCAGGTGGGACACAagaggcggcactcaccagttcACTGGCCAAGTTCAGCACCCCAGACAGATAGTCTTCAATGTCCAGGTGGAATCCCTTCTCACGATCACTTTCAActgtaaaaagaaaagaagattACATGATTTTGCATCTTTTCCCATGAAAAGACTTTTTGCAGTAATACAGTCACAATCAGCACGTACTTCCCAACATCTCGGTGACAGCGTCTCGGGTCACCAGCTCCTCCTTCTCCAGATACACAATGAACGCTGCCTGGAAAACCAGACGCTGTAAGACGAAACGCCACTGATCGTGATACCtgtcacacaatggagggtgtgAGGTCAAGAAGAACTAAGTGTATAAAGATTATAGTACTAGAACCAATGGGAGGGGTGGCCTAACCACTGTGTCACCCGTGCGGCAGCTGCTGGCACTCACCTGTAGTACTGATCTGCAGGAAACTTTGTGGCCAGAGCCGCCAAATGGGTCCTGACTGCGGTGAAGTGTTCTCGAGCTTTTGCACTTTTTTCAGGAACTGAGAAAACAAAATGTTCTGGAGTCAATACAGACACTGGATAAGGAGCGAGGGACTACAGCGCCATCTACAGCGGCAGAAACAGAGTGACAGCAAACATGGAGGCCGATGTATGAGAACTAGAAATACAGGGGTATACTGGTGACCATACAGGTACAAGAGGCACAGAAATAATGGGGACATACTGCTAGACCCTTATAACAGCGGTCTACACAAGCTGTACTGTCTACTGTACCTCATAACATGACTTTACATAGTCCTGTGtagagcaatatatatatatatatatatatatatatatatatatatatatatatataccgaccAGCTGTTATACCACACCAATATGGTGTCTACCCCCACCAAACTCAGGGTCACATTGGCTCTGACctgtctgcggggccccatacacaacaagctgccatgtcctgtgtgatctgtatcCTTCCTATCATAGACAGCAGGAGATTTTCAGCAATTTGATTTGcagcagctcttctgtgggatcgGAGCAGACTGGCTAGCCTTCATCGCCCCACACATCGATGAGCCTTGACCCCCATCGTTCTTCCCTGGACATGTTTGATTGGTACTGACCACTATATACTGGGGACACCACAAGACCGGCCACTCTGGAGATGCTGTGACCCCAGGGTCTACACATTACTATCTGCCCCCACCCTGGGT belongs to Dendropsophus ebraccatus isolate aDenEbr1 chromosome 9, aDenEbr1.pat, whole genome shotgun sequence and includes:
- the TSN gene encoding translin, translating into MSVLDQFMELQNGLSADQDLREEIRKVVQSLEQTAREILILLHSVHHDSGLSNIPEKSAKAREHFTAVRTHLAALATKFPADQYYRYHDQWRFVLQRLVFQAAFIVYLEKEELVTRDAVTEMLGIESDREKGFHLDIEDYLSGVLNLASELSRLAVNSVTAGDYARPLRIANFITELDFGFRLLNLKNDSLRKRYDGLKYDVKKIEEVVYDLSIRGLSKPQSTTSEEKS